A part of Paraburkholderia azotifigens genomic DNA contains:
- a CDS encoding DUF3331 domain-containing protein — MNRIDPWMQIVSGLRGRTRFVAQPNPIPAARGKRERCGSMTTAMANAVSIRRIEWQTTCTILVSWSDSTLGRFEDQTWRAGFARTSGICGLTGVPVRRGDAVFRPLQKGGVLPRNALDMIRADTLRAPQNSLETGH, encoded by the coding sequence ATGAACCGAATCGATCCCTGGATGCAGATTGTCAGCGGCTTGCGCGGACGCACGCGATTCGTCGCGCAGCCGAACCCGATCCCTGCCGCTCGCGGAAAGCGCGAACGCTGCGGTTCAATGACGACCGCGATGGCCAATGCTGTGTCGATCCGGCGCATCGAATGGCAAACGACCTGCACGATTCTGGTTTCATGGAGCGATTCCACGCTCGGCCGGTTCGAGGATCAGACATGGCGCGCCGGCTTTGCCCGCACGTCAGGTATCTGCGGGCTCACGGGCGTGCCCGTGCGGCGCGGCGATGCTGTGTTCCGGCCGCTTCAAAAAGGCGGTGTGCTGCCCAGGAACGCACTCGACATGATTCGGGCCGATACGTTGCGGGCGCCGCAGAATTCACTTGAAACAGGTCATTAA
- a CDS encoding PLP-dependent aminotransferase family protein, with translation MNQPRRATPIHEQIYARFRSMIEQGQLSPGQKVSSLRALATELGVARGTVQVAYDRLLGEGYLVARGPAGTFVTEHTAPAKPARARRTAVAQRPLPASDAPDSLIELEGGNPVPLQMGLPALDEFPRKLWARLMARQVRKAGSLNRPAPAGYMPLREALAAYLHRSRGIDAHADQVFIVPAYTASLALAVDALGLARASAWVEHPGYLQTAQTLERIGMQTCDVRVDEHGIDVGFGRTHFPNARLAVVTPSHQSPTGVALPLQRRVELLDWAVQHDAWIVEDDYDGEYRYRGHPLPALKSMDSYGRVIYCGTLSKVLFPGLRLSYVVVAQSLVPQFELACRRSVHGGCPELMQAVVADFISEGDFSRHIKRMRTLYARRRAMLAEALAPYCADGFVVHLQDGGMHLLVDVREDLDDVVLASRARQAGYAVHALTAWRNGAPGRRGLLMGFTNIRNRDEAEQLVAGLIRAFDLRAR, from the coding sequence ATGAACCAGCCCAGGCGTGCCACGCCCATTCACGAACAGATCTACGCGCGCTTTCGCTCGATGATCGAACAGGGACAGCTCAGTCCCGGCCAGAAAGTGTCGTCGTTGCGGGCGCTGGCAACCGAGCTTGGCGTTGCACGCGGCACCGTGCAGGTCGCCTACGACAGGCTGCTCGGAGAGGGATATCTCGTCGCGCGTGGTCCGGCGGGGACATTCGTTACGGAACACACGGCACCCGCGAAGCCCGCTCGCGCCAGGCGGACGGCCGTTGCGCAGCGTCCGTTGCCTGCCTCGGACGCGCCCGACTCGCTCATCGAGCTGGAAGGAGGAAACCCCGTTCCGCTGCAGATGGGGCTGCCCGCGCTCGACGAGTTCCCGCGCAAACTGTGGGCGCGATTGATGGCGCGGCAGGTCCGCAAGGCAGGATCGCTGAACCGGCCCGCACCTGCCGGGTATATGCCGTTGCGCGAGGCGCTCGCGGCGTATCTGCATCGTTCGCGCGGCATCGATGCGCATGCGGATCAGGTCTTCATCGTTCCCGCGTACACCGCGAGTCTTGCGCTCGCCGTCGACGCGCTCGGACTCGCACGCGCGAGCGCATGGGTCGAGCATCCCGGTTATCTGCAGACGGCGCAGACGCTCGAACGCATCGGCATGCAGACCTGCGACGTGCGCGTCGACGAGCACGGCATCGATGTCGGGTTCGGACGAACCCATTTCCCGAATGCGCGGCTTGCCGTGGTGACACCGTCGCATCAGAGCCCGACAGGCGTTGCACTGCCTTTGCAGCGCCGCGTCGAACTGCTCGACTGGGCCGTGCAACACGACGCGTGGATCGTCGAAGACGACTACGACGGCGAGTACCGCTATCGCGGCCATCCGTTGCCCGCGCTGAAGAGCATGGATTCATACGGCCGCGTGATCTATTGCGGCACACTGAGCAAGGTACTGTTTCCGGGATTGCGGCTCTCGTATGTGGTCGTCGCGCAAAGCCTCGTTCCGCAATTCGAACTCGCGTGCAGGCGTTCCGTGCATGGCGGTTGTCCGGAACTGATGCAGGCGGTGGTCGCCGATTTCATCAGCGAAGGCGACTTTTCGCGGCATATCAAGCGCATGCGCACGCTGTACGCGCGACGGCGCGCGATGCTCGCCGAAGCGCTCGCGCCGTATTGCGCAGACGGCTTCGTCGTTCATCTGCAGGACGGCGGCATGCATCTGCTCGTCGACGTGCGTGAAGATCTCGACGATGTCGTGCTGGCCAGCCGCGCCCGCCAAGCAGGCTACGCGGTGCATGCACTCACGGCATGGCGCAATGGGGCGCCCGGCCGCCGCGGACTGTTGATGGGATTCACGAACATCCGCAATCGCGATGAAGCCGAGCAGCTGGTTGCCGGATTGATCCGCGCATTCGATCTGCGCGCGCGTTAG
- a CDS encoding GNAT family N-acetyltransferase gives MTDTAILRHAETDADVLASFDVMQQLRPHLKSPGDFLARVAVQRAQGYRLLAVWEDGKPVALAGYRRIDNLVHGRFIYVDDLITDEAGRGRRHGERLLAELGTLGRAENCARLVLDTALSNALAQRFYFRCGLLSRGLHFSMDLQ, from the coding sequence ATGACAGACACCGCAATCCTCCGACATGCCGAAACCGACGCCGACGTACTGGCCAGTTTCGACGTGATGCAGCAACTGCGCCCCCATTTGAAATCTCCCGGCGATTTTCTGGCTCGTGTCGCAGTGCAGCGCGCGCAGGGCTACCGTCTGCTGGCCGTCTGGGAAGACGGCAAACCCGTTGCGCTGGCCGGTTATCGGCGCATCGACAATCTGGTTCATGGCCGCTTCATCTATGTCGACGATCTGATCACGGATGAGGCGGGACGCGGGCGCCGTCACGGCGAACGCCTGCTCGCCGAACTGGGCACGCTCGGGCGCGCGGAAAACTGCGCCCGGCTCGTGCTCGATACCGCGCTCTCGAATGCGTTGGCGCAGCGCTTCTACTTCCGCTGCGGCCTGCTTTCCCGCGGCCTTCACTTCAGTATGGATCTGCAATGA
- a CDS encoding alpha/beta fold hydrolase: MSTDNKQKQNTTRRNILMGGAAAASGLAAALIPGATQAAQPASSGASNAHGQRSASYLSAKDGTQLYYKDWGTGRPVVFCHGWPLSSDSWESQMMFVASNGFRAVAHDRRGHGRSSQPWNGNEMDTYADDLATVFETLGLKDAILVGFSTGGGEVARYLGRHGTRRVSKVVLVSAVPPLMLKTPANPGGLPIDVFDGLRAAQLANRAQFYKDVPSGPFYGFNRPGAKPSQGLIDSWWMQGMQGGHKNTYDSIKAFAETDFTEDLKKIDVPTLIIHGDDDQIVPIDAAGRASAKLIRNSKLVVYPGAPHGLTDTHKEKFNADLLAFIQS, translated from the coding sequence ATGTCGACAGACAACAAACAGAAGCAAAACACCACACGCCGAAACATCCTGATGGGTGGCGCCGCTGCCGCCAGCGGACTCGCGGCAGCGCTGATCCCAGGCGCAACCCAGGCCGCGCAGCCTGCTTCATCAGGCGCGTCGAACGCGCACGGCCAGCGTTCGGCAAGCTATCTGTCCGCGAAAGACGGCACGCAGCTTTACTACAAGGATTGGGGAACCGGGCGTCCCGTCGTGTTCTGTCATGGGTGGCCGCTCAGTTCCGACAGCTGGGAATCGCAGATGATGTTCGTCGCGTCGAACGGCTTTCGCGCCGTCGCACACGATCGCAGGGGACATGGACGTTCGAGCCAGCCATGGAATGGCAACGAAATGGACACCTATGCCGACGATCTGGCGACCGTGTTCGAAACGCTGGGTCTCAAGGACGCGATCCTCGTCGGCTTTTCGACGGGCGGCGGTGAAGTGGCCCGCTATCTTGGCCGGCATGGCACGCGTCGCGTGTCCAAAGTCGTGCTCGTGTCCGCGGTGCCGCCGTTGATGCTGAAAACGCCTGCGAATCCGGGCGGATTGCCGATCGATGTGTTCGACGGGTTGCGCGCCGCTCAACTGGCCAACCGTGCCCAGTTCTATAAGGACGTGCCATCGGGCCCGTTCTATGGTTTCAATCGTCCGGGCGCAAAGCCGTCGCAAGGGCTGATCGATTCGTGGTGGATGCAGGGCATGCAAGGCGGCCACAAGAACACCTACGATTCGATCAAGGCCTTCGCCGAAACGGACTTCACGGAAGACCTGAAAAAGATCGACGTGCCGACGCTGATCATCCACGGCGACGACGATCAGATCGTGCCGATCGATGCCGCAGGGCGCGCATCCGCGAAGCTGATCCGGAACTCGAAGCTGGTCGTTTATCCGGGCGCACCGCATGGCCTGACGGACACGCATAAAGAAAAATTCAACGCGGATCTTCTCGCATTCATCCAGAGCTAA
- a CDS encoding SDR family oxidoreductase: MKIVIIGGTGLIGSKTAAILRQAGHDVASASPRSGVNTITGEGLKEGLAGADVVIDLSNSPSFEDNAVLEFFETSARNLRSAEAEAGVRHHVALSIVGTDRTPENGYFRAKVAQEKLVAASGVPYTIVRSTQFYEFLGGIADSGTSGNTVRMSPGLFQPIAADDVAGFVADAALAAPRNGIVDIAGPERAPFDEIIARYLKAVGDPREVVRDPEARYFGGLVGDKSLVPLGDALIGRIGLEEWLGRR; this comes from the coding sequence ATGAAGATCGTTATCATCGGCGGCACCGGGCTGATCGGCTCGAAAACCGCTGCGATCCTGCGTCAGGCGGGTCACGACGTCGCCTCGGCCTCGCCCAGAAGCGGCGTCAATACCATCACGGGCGAAGGGCTCAAGGAAGGGCTGGCGGGCGCGGACGTGGTGATCGACCTGTCCAACTCGCCCTCGTTCGAAGACAACGCCGTGCTGGAATTCTTCGAAACCTCCGCGCGCAATCTGCGCTCGGCGGAAGCGGAGGCGGGCGTCCGGCATCATGTCGCGCTGTCGATCGTCGGGACGGACCGCACGCCGGAGAACGGCTATTTCCGCGCGAAGGTCGCGCAGGAAAAACTGGTCGCGGCTTCGGGCGTTCCCTACACCATCGTCCGTTCGACACAGTTCTATGAATTCCTCGGCGGAATCGCCGATTCGGGCACGAGCGGCAATACGGTCAGAATGTCGCCCGGCCTGTTCCAGCCGATCGCGGCGGATGACGTCGCCGGCTTCGTCGCCGACGCTGCGCTTGCCGCACCGCGCAACGGCATCGTCGATATCGCGGGTCCGGAGCGCGCGCCGTTCGACGAAATCATTGCGCGCTATCTGAAGGCGGTCGGCGATCCACGCGAAGTCGTGCGCGATCCGGAGGCCCGCTACTTCGGCGGTCTGGTCGGAGACAAATCGCTGGTGCCGCTGGGCGACGCGCTGATCGGCCGCATCGGACTGGAGGAGTGGCTGGGCCGCCGCTAG
- a CDS encoding carboxymuconolactone decarboxylase family protein, translated as MNAPRLPWTALAPTQYKSLYAVSRSLAESSLGSKLIELVQTRVSQINGCAYCLDMHVRELRRSGESWQRLNVLSAWRETECFTAKEKAAFAWAEAMTRLADGHAERDLGYEALREHFNDKEIVELTWVVAAINAWNRMAIGMHQPIDANPLE; from the coding sequence ATGAATGCACCTCGTCTGCCGTGGACCGCGCTCGCGCCCACGCAATACAAGTCGCTTTATGCCGTCAGTCGGTCGCTGGCCGAATCGTCGCTCGGCAGCAAGCTGATCGAACTGGTTCAGACGCGCGTGTCGCAGATCAACGGCTGCGCGTACTGCCTCGACATGCACGTGCGCGAACTGCGCAGGAGCGGTGAATCGTGGCAGCGTCTGAACGTGCTCTCTGCATGGCGCGAGACCGAATGCTTCACGGCGAAGGAGAAGGCCGCGTTCGCATGGGCCGAAGCCATGACGCGTCTCGCGGATGGCCATGCCGAACGCGATCTCGGGTACGAAGCACTGCGCGAGCATTTCAACGACAAGGAAATTGTCGAGCTGACGTGGGTCGTGGCGGCGATCAATGCGTGGAATCGTATGGCGATTGGCATGCATCAGCCGATCGACGCAAACCCGCTCGAATGA
- a CDS encoding nuclear transport factor 2 family protein: MRDREDRIRTTAQKDVEVIASFLLALNRADAGGMGALFKEDALVNDQLRDFWGRPAIEAWIAREVIADNLKIEVMQMFQHYRVTTVTGAVTGTFDTTGLPDPLIVNLHFSIVDGKIARLFILLDRQIDAFPDLRSCALKAI, translated from the coding sequence ATGCGTGATCGGGAAGACCGAATACGGACGACCGCACAAAAAGACGTAGAAGTGATCGCTTCGTTCCTGCTGGCGCTCAATCGCGCCGATGCCGGCGGCATGGGCGCACTCTTCAAGGAGGATGCACTCGTCAACGATCAGCTGCGCGATTTCTGGGGACGCCCCGCTATTGAAGCATGGATTGCGAGGGAAGTGATCGCCGACAACCTGAAAATAGAAGTCATGCAGATGTTTCAGCATTATCGCGTGACGACGGTGACGGGCGCCGTAACGGGAACATTTGACACGACGGGGCTGCCCGATCCCCTCATTGTCAATCTGCACTTTTCTATTGTCGACGGAAAAATAGCGAGGCTCTTTATTCTGCTTGATCGTCAGATAGATGCATTCCCCGATTTGCGCAGTTGCGCGCTGAAAGCGATCTAG
- a CDS encoding Ohr family peroxiredoxin, with amino-acid sequence MTSLRPPPLTLLDKYSGLEPQILYSTTVTVSGGDAGHGRASGIARSDDGQFAVDLRLPKALGGPGGGTNPEQLFAAGYAACFHGALSLLAARSAVPISGSAVDVTVDFGRDPMDGLFVLSAHTRVHLPGVDRTVAEELVRKTERFCPYTKMARQGIVNVVALVVPGEASES; translated from the coding sequence ATGACATCGTTACGTCCACCGCCGCTGACGCTACTCGACAAGTACTCCGGACTTGAGCCGCAAATCCTCTATTCGACCACGGTCACCGTGTCGGGCGGCGATGCGGGTCATGGACGCGCGTCGGGTATTGCGCGCTCGGACGACGGTCAGTTCGCCGTCGACCTGCGCCTGCCCAAAGCACTGGGCGGACCAGGCGGCGGCACGAATCCCGAACAATTGTTTGCGGCGGGCTATGCAGCATGTTTTCACGGCGCACTGAGTCTGCTGGCTGCACGCTCCGCCGTGCCGATTTCAGGCTCGGCAGTCGATGTGACCGTCGACTTCGGACGCGACCCCATGGATGGCCTGTTCGTGCTGAGTGCGCATACACGCGTCCATTTGCCCGGGGTCGATCGCACGGTCGCCGAGGAACTGGTTCGCAAGACCGAGCGTTTTTGCCCTTACACCAAGATGGCACGGCAGGGCATCGTGAATGTCGTCGCGCTCGTCGTGCCTGGCGAGGCGAGCGAATCGTGA
- a CDS encoding LysR family transcriptional regulator, which yields MDSTMLNHHGPQAEEVVDTLSAGFTTSYAAVMTFIAVAKEESFAKAGDRLGIGRSSVSRNIQKLEQQLGTKLFSRTTRSVGLTAEGEIFYESCKPGIDGILNAIERMRDLRGGPPRGLLRVSSTVGFGRKVIAPLLMQFRVLYPEVSIELMLTDTFANFTSDGIDIAFRNGRVDDSQIIARRIIPMHMILCASPEYAEQKGLPMHVDDLSRHRAINFRFSSGRIYEWEFKVKGALVKHAPSAHLTFNDADLVLNAVLEGEGIAQLAGYQACDHIASGRLVSCMNQFAPDDRNHFLCYLSKQHMPSRMRLFIDFMLERIRTLNLQCAVDAVASNGASAV from the coding sequence ATGGATTCGACAATGCTCAATCACCACGGCCCGCAAGCGGAAGAGGTTGTGGACACGCTCTCGGCAGGATTCACGACCAGCTACGCGGCCGTGATGACCTTCATCGCCGTCGCGAAGGAAGAAAGCTTTGCCAAGGCGGGCGACCGGCTCGGCATCGGAAGATCGTCCGTGAGCCGGAACATACAGAAGCTCGAGCAGCAGCTCGGAACCAAGCTGTTCTCGCGCACGACGCGCAGCGTCGGCTTGACGGCCGAGGGTGAGATCTTTTACGAGTCGTGCAAGCCCGGTATCGACGGCATTCTCAATGCGATAGAACGCATGCGCGATCTGCGCGGCGGACCGCCGCGCGGACTCTTGCGTGTCAGTTCGACAGTGGGATTCGGCAGAAAGGTGATCGCACCGCTGCTGATGCAATTCCGCGTTCTCTATCCCGAGGTGTCGATCGAACTGATGCTGACGGACACGTTCGCCAACTTCACGAGCGACGGCATCGATATTGCGTTCAGGAATGGGAGAGTGGACGACAGTCAGATCATTGCACGGCGCATTATCCCTATGCATATGATTCTCTGCGCTTCGCCGGAATACGCCGAGCAGAAAGGCTTGCCGATGCACGTCGACGATCTTTCACGGCATCGCGCCATCAATTTCCGCTTCTCGTCGGGCAGAATTTATGAGTGGGAATTCAAGGTGAAAGGCGCTCTCGTCAAACACGCGCCATCCGCTCACCTGACTTTCAACGACGCGGATCTCGTGCTCAATGCCGTTCTTGAAGGAGAAGGCATTGCGCAACTGGCCGGCTATCAAGCCTGCGATCACATTGCGTCGGGACGCCTGGTTTCCTGCATGAATCAGTTTGCGCCGGACGACCGGAATCACTTCCTGTGCTATCTCAGCAAACAGCACATGCCGTCACGGATGAGACTCTTTATCGACTTCATGCTCGAACGGATAAGAACGCTCAATCTTCAGTGTGCAGTGGATGCTGTCGCGTCGAACGGCGCCTCTGCCGTATGA
- a CDS encoding FMN-dependent NADH-azoreductase, with protein MNRLKLLMLDCSPRRDNSTSRHFTQHLLPAMAARLGREIQITRRDLGAEPLPAITEAYAESLVLPADVAKERFGAALSVSDGLIRELDEADMLWISTPVHNFTVPAVLKNWIDLVVRRDVTFTTTERGKVGLLRDRPTFVAVTAGGAMFREPSLQPDFFRPYLRAVLGVIGLEDITFMHATGLAFADEPLAVVETKAAQWLRECEPRAMSADNTSSIA; from the coding sequence ATGAACCGTCTCAAGTTGCTCATGCTCGATTGCAGCCCTCGTCGCGACAACTCGACGAGCCGGCATTTCACCCAGCATCTGCTGCCCGCCATGGCCGCGCGTTTGGGCCGCGAGATTCAGATCACGCGGCGCGATCTTGGCGCCGAGCCGTTGCCTGCCATCACCGAAGCGTACGCAGAGTCGCTGGTGCTTCCCGCCGACGTCGCGAAAGAGCGGTTTGGCGCGGCGCTCTCTGTTTCGGACGGGTTGATTCGGGAACTGGATGAAGCGGACATGCTCTGGATCTCGACGCCCGTGCACAACTTCACGGTGCCCGCCGTGCTGAAGAACTGGATCGACCTCGTGGTTCGCCGCGACGTAACGTTCACGACCACGGAGCGCGGCAAGGTCGGCCTGCTGCGCGACCGGCCGACGTTCGTCGCGGTGACGGCAGGCGGCGCGATGTTTCGCGAGCCGTCGTTGCAGCCGGACTTCTTCCGGCCTTATCTGCGCGCAGTGCTGGGCGTCATCGGGCTCGAGGACATCACGTTCATGCATGCCACTGGCCTTGCCTTTGCAGACGAGCCGCTTGCCGTCGTGGAGACGAAGGCGGCGCAATGGCTGCGCGAATGCGAGCCGCGCGCGATGTCCGCCGACAACACATCTTCTATTGCCTGA
- a CDS encoding ATP-binding protein: MSYSFGPFFLFPDKRQLVCHGKQVKLGGRALDILIALVRRAGTVIGARELLAEVWPDTVVVEGSLRFHLVALRKALAESDPGVTYVMNVPGRGYTFVATVASCDALQPAIGLKNAASLSRDHFRFHRRGASIVGRERDIDQIVRQLAEHRFVSIVGAGGMGKTTVANAAIDRLRDDFEGRIVSVDLSVIQDSDLVCSTLLAALCEGREGVSSISEVCASMGHTRTLVLLDCCEHLIDGVAQVVEELYRNSPGIYILVTSREIVNVDGEFVFRLPPLDVPPPAEVLKAREALNYSAIRLFVERVVQAGCHFELTDDNAQAVSRLCRGLDGIALAIELAARQMPTFGLVGILELVDKKSRLMWHGRRTAVPRQQTLGATLDWSYGLLTGLEQVCLRRLAVFVGCFTLEAAVSVIGADDIEHADVMKAINQLSNKSLLDVRLYENAVRYFLLDTTRSYARMKLEEAGEIDDIAARHAAWYAASWLDGDAADDSTESSLAELGNLRAVLEWALIREQDLVNGCKLVASYAKLLLTKSMLGEARKWTEIALSKLGDQERGTVVELELAGAYGQALMFTSNDSEAVGRVYERGLSIAMSMGDAVRHDRLLCGLIMYLYRTSDFHGAFMFASEAAQSIAASGRDTLPVHSMLAVALHMRGDIQESARLWEPVILSGKASGMEAVEPAELGINPYLRALSGKARNLWLTGDADEAGRVADEAIECARSLRHPATRCVTLLWAGEVFAWQENWSRLREIADEYEAIVKVNGFTPYHFAVLGLRGQIAYAEGRLEESIALLDACLDGLMKCHYTMPASMFRNSLAIALCASKDVGRAVLVCDEAIREIESNGDKLYLPKLLIAKASAHQIAGERDASAACLRDAFCVARRQGAAVYETRIRQLAS; the protein is encoded by the coding sequence GTGAGCTATTCGTTCGGACCTTTCTTTCTGTTTCCGGATAAGCGGCAGCTGGTGTGTCACGGCAAGCAGGTCAAACTGGGCGGACGGGCGCTCGATATTCTCATTGCACTCGTACGCCGTGCCGGCACGGTGATTGGCGCGCGCGAACTTCTTGCGGAAGTATGGCCCGATACCGTCGTCGTGGAAGGGAGCCTGCGCTTTCATCTCGTCGCGCTACGCAAAGCGCTCGCTGAGAGCGATCCGGGCGTAACGTATGTGATGAACGTGCCCGGTCGCGGCTATACCTTTGTCGCCACCGTTGCATCGTGTGACGCACTTCAGCCCGCTATTGGGCTAAAGAATGCAGCATCGCTTTCACGCGATCATTTCCGCTTCCATCGCCGTGGCGCGTCGATTGTCGGCCGGGAACGCGATATCGATCAGATCGTCAGGCAACTCGCCGAACATCGCTTTGTCAGCATCGTCGGTGCGGGCGGGATGGGAAAAACGACTGTCGCGAATGCAGCAATTGACCGCTTGCGCGACGACTTCGAAGGCAGGATCGTTTCTGTCGATCTCTCGGTGATCCAGGATTCGGATCTGGTGTGTTCGACCTTGCTTGCCGCGCTATGCGAAGGACGCGAGGGCGTCTCGTCGATCAGCGAAGTATGCGCGTCGATGGGCCATACCCGCACGCTTGTCCTGCTCGACTGTTGCGAACATCTGATAGACGGCGTCGCCCAGGTCGTCGAAGAACTCTATCGGAACTCACCGGGAATCTACATTCTCGTTACGTCGCGAGAAATCGTGAATGTCGACGGAGAATTTGTCTTCCGGCTTCCGCCCCTCGACGTGCCGCCGCCGGCAGAAGTACTCAAGGCGCGCGAAGCGTTGAACTACTCCGCAATACGGCTCTTCGTCGAACGCGTCGTGCAGGCAGGCTGTCATTTTGAATTGACCGACGATAACGCGCAGGCGGTGAGCCGGCTGTGCCGCGGCCTCGACGGAATTGCGCTGGCAATTGAACTCGCCGCACGACAGATGCCGACCTTCGGCCTGGTCGGAATACTGGAACTCGTCGACAAAAAGAGCCGGCTGATGTGGCACGGACGCCGTACGGCTGTGCCGAGGCAACAGACACTCGGCGCAACGCTCGACTGGAGCTACGGTCTGTTGACCGGGCTGGAGCAGGTTTGCCTGCGACGGCTCGCGGTGTTCGTCGGTTGCTTTACGCTGGAAGCCGCCGTGTCCGTGATCGGCGCAGACGACATCGAGCACGCCGACGTCATGAAAGCGATCAATCAGCTCTCGAACAAGTCGCTTCTGGATGTCAGGCTATACGAGAACGCGGTTCGGTACTTTCTGCTCGACACGACTCGATCCTACGCGCGCATGAAGCTGGAAGAGGCCGGTGAGATCGATGATATTGCTGCACGTCATGCAGCCTGGTATGCGGCTTCGTGGCTCGATGGCGATGCTGCGGACGATTCCACCGAAAGCAGCCTTGCCGAACTCGGCAATCTGCGTGCCGTGCTCGAATGGGCGCTGATACGCGAGCAGGATCTGGTCAATGGCTGCAAGCTGGTCGCATCGTACGCAAAATTGCTGCTGACAAAATCGATGCTTGGCGAAGCGAGGAAATGGACCGAGATTGCCTTGTCGAAACTCGGCGATCAAGAGCGTGGCACGGTGGTCGAGCTGGAACTTGCGGGCGCTTACGGGCAGGCATTGATGTTCACAAGCAACGACAGCGAAGCGGTGGGCCGCGTATATGAGCGCGGGCTTTCCATAGCGATGTCGATGGGCGATGCGGTCCGGCATGACAGGCTGCTGTGCGGATTGATCATGTATCTCTATCGCACGAGCGATTTTCACGGTGCTTTCATGTTCGCAAGCGAAGCGGCGCAATCGATTGCCGCGAGCGGACGCGATACGTTACCCGTTCATTCAATGCTGGCCGTTGCATTGCATATGAGGGGTGATATTCAGGAGTCGGCGCGTCTTTGGGAACCCGTCATTCTGTCGGGCAAGGCAAGCGGCATGGAAGCCGTCGAACCCGCGGAACTGGGTATCAACCCGTATCTGCGTGCGCTGAGCGGAAAGGCGCGAAATCTCTGGCTGACGGGTGACGCCGACGAAGCCGGGCGCGTCGCCGATGAGGCCATAGAGTGCGCGCGCTCGCTGCGTCATCCGGCCACCCGATGCGTGACGTTGCTGTGGGCCGGGGAAGTATTCGCGTGGCAGGAGAACTGGTCGAGACTGCGCGAAATAGCCGACGAATACGAGGCGATAGTGAAGGTGAACGGATTCACGCCGTACCATTTCGCGGTGCTCGGCCTTCGCGGACAGATCGCTTATGCCGAGGGCAGGCTGGAGGAGAGCATCGCGTTGCTGGACGCGTGCCTCGATGGCTTGATGAAATGTCACTACACGATGCCTGCGTCGATGTTTCGCAATTCGCTGGCGATCGCCCTGTGCGCGAGCAAGGACGTCGGGCGCGCGGTTCTCGTCTGCGACGAAGCAATCAGAGAGATCGAATCGAACGGCGACAAGCTGTATCTGCCGAAGCTGCTGATAGCCAAGGCCAGCGCTCATCAGATCGCAGGTGAACGCGATGCAAGCGCCGCGTGCCTGCGCGATGCCTTTTGCGTTGCAAGGCGACAAGGGGCGGCTGTCTATGAAACGCGGATCAGGCAACTTGCCTCATAG